AATACAATAGCGCTTTGCGCCAAACCATCCATGATTGTCATATTTATATCCAGCATTTTTTGTACTGTCATAGGTTGGAGTTTCAAATTTTTTTTCGAAAATCTATATGTGGTGCTTCAAAAAAACCGCCCCCTCTAGCTTCAGCTACCCACTCACCGCGGTAAAAATAGCGGCGACCAGTAGTTGCCCAAAGCAGGGGCTCTTCACATTTCGGATATATCCAATGTTTGTTAAATCCAAGTATATCAAGCTCCTCAAAAAAAACAGGACGAACTTGGAGTCCAATTCCTTCGGTATGTTTTTGAACCAATAGGATACCACCAGTTTGTTCATCCCAATTAATGTTGTACATAACTTTCACTCCGAGCAATTTTGATTTTCACACTTAGCTGTCAATAAACAGTTTTATTTCAGTAAATACAACCTAAATTGTCCATTACTACAAAAATGCAACATTTTCCCAAATATTGCATTTTTACAATAATTACCGCTCCATGTCAGTTTTTTCTCCTTCGACCACATGCAGATGGTAAAACCTATTAACGAAGCTTATTGAAAGATCTGAATAAATCTTTGCCTCCGGCAGGGTTATCCCTCCCGTTAAGATTATACAATACAGCGTTAGGCTAGCAATTGTTTAAATTGTTAAAACCAAAATTAACTTACATCTGTAGCAAGGTAGTGAAATAAACTTGGTTGATAGTTTAGTTTACATGAAGCAAAAGACAGTAGTTTGTCATAGAAGGCAAAAAAATTACAGGCCTCGCGCCTGTTTGATAATTATAACGGGTGTGTCTTTACCCTGCTCAGTGCCGATTCCCATACTTTACCTGTTCCACCTGGCCGGCCCGTTCGGCCTTACATCTACATGGGTGAAACCTTGATAACGCCCCACGCCCGGAAAGCCCAATGTTTTAGCCGCATCTACCACTATATCCGGCGAAAGGTAAGAAGAACCGTCGCGGGCCGGTACATGCACTATTAGCTCGGGAGTGGTTTTGGATGTAACATTTTTTGCCGTCGCCTCATCCTGCGTGGCGGCAGCGGCCACGATAATATCCGCCGCGTTGCCGTAGAGGTGCTGGCTCAACCGGGCGCCGCCCACGGCCCGGTTGTGTGCCGGGCAGCGGTAGCCGGAGGTGATGATTACCGGCCGGGCGCCGGTTACAAGAACCAGCCACATTGTTATAATTTTTAGCACCTTTGAAAAACCACTATACCCCCGCTTGATCCCGCGCTGCCGGTGCCGGCAAACGGCTGCCCCTGAATTTGACTGCATACATGCCATTCCACAACAACGCCCATCTATCTCACCCGGTCAATGAATTGCCTTGCAGGGATGGGATACAGTGCAGTTTCAGCTCCCGCCATCGACGATCTGCCGCATTTTGTCCACGTCTATGTCCGACTGCTTGGCCACCACCAGCGTCAGCAGGGTGATGGACTTCTGCAGTTCCTTGATCAGCGGCTCCAGCCGCACCAACAGGTAACCGGCCACCACCATCGGAAAGCCGTAGTTGGCCGCCAATTTCATATACTCTTCCATAAAGGATCACCTTCCTTAACTCATGTTGTACCAGGTGTAGGTCCGTTCGATAACCCGCGCTTGCACTTTGGCCACCAGATCCCCGCCCGGGCTGGTGAAAATATTCTGGGCGATGATGGTGTCCATCACTGCCTCTACATCGCCCGGGGTAATATCCGGGCGGGGGTCAATGACGCTGATGGTAACCAATTGGTCGGCCTGGTTGCGGAACAACATTTCCAAATATGAAGCCATTTAATTACACCTCCCGCTCGTTGTCGCAAACACCGATCACACAAGCATCCCCCAATTGGGGGTATATCCTTTAAAACATCCCTCGGGCTCCAAACTTTATTGGGGATATGATAAAGACCCATTCAATCGGGGACATTCCTCCAACCCCAAAGCTACGACCCCGGAGAGGAAGTGTGTCCCCTTTCCTCTATCCCGCTTCCAACCGCAGGTCGTCCTGGCGGGTAATCTCCACCAGCGGGTGTACCTGCAGCCCGGCGATGGCTTCTCCCACGGCGTGCACCGCTTCGTGGGTTGCCTCGGGCTTGACCCGGGTGTAGCGCCTGAGCTTGACCACCGGTTCCACTGTGCCCGGGTCGGTGCCGGTCTGTACTTTCAATACCAGGTCGCTGTCGTATTTAATGGCTTCTACTGACATAGCCGCTCACTTCCCCTCGGATAACAATAAAGGCGGGGCTGTATTCCCCACCTTGTACCTGCCGGAAACCCGTGTTTGGTTTTGTTTTACGCTTCATAAATAACGTTGACGGTCCGGTCGATGATTTGCGCGCTGTCCTTGGCCACCAGGTCGCCGCCGCTGGTGGAGAAAATATTTTTGGCGATTATCTGGTCCATTGCCGCGGTAACCTCGGCCTCGGTAAGGTCATCCCTGGGATTGTCCAGCGAAATGGTCACCCGGGTGCCCGCCTGGGTCACAAAACGCATCTGCAGGGTTTGAGTAGTCTCCATATCTAAACCTCCTTTCGCGGGCGGTTAAACTCTTGTTTTTGTCTTGTCAATTAAGCCGCCTGAAGTATTAAACGATTTCTTCCAGCCTGGCGCTGTCGATGCGCAGCACATCCGCGAGGATGCTTTCCTGCAGGCCGGCCAGGGTTTGGGCCACATCAAAAACATCCTGGTCCAGGGCCTCGGGTTTGACGTTGGTCAGGCTCTTATTGCGAAAAACCGGGTCGCCGTTTTCGTCCACGCCGGTCTGTAACTGCAGCCGCAAAGTAGTGCCGGTGGGTATTTTATCAACCGCCATTCGTTGTTTCTCCTTTCATTCACCGGCGGTATTTTCTTCTGCCGGTTGATTTGCAATCGGCGGCGGGAGTGGCCGGACCCCCGCCGCCGAAATACAAAAAGGCCGGAATTTCCGGCCAATTTCACCTTAGCACAGGTTGTTACACTGATCAACTGTTTTTGGTATTTTTATACGTTCGGCCGGCAAAAAGAAAGGCAAACTTGTCGGGCATTGATTTTGGGTGCCGGTTTAACGGTGTTTGAAAAAGGAACACATGTTTGGTAAAATGGATAAAAATGTTTGGAGGTGGCGATTATGGTGGATGATGCCCGGATAATCGATGCCATAGAAGAGTTAAGCGGCAAAGGGTACCCGCCCACATTCAGGGAATTGATGCAGGAAGTCGGCCTGCGTTCCCCATCCACAATTAAGTGCCGTTTGGAAAAGCTGCGCCGGGCCGGCTACGTAGACTGGCAGCCCAAACAGCCGCGCACGCTGCGGGTGGTGCGACGTGTCTAAGCTGTACCGGGAGCCGGTGGAAGCCCGGGAGGACGGCTGCGGCCGCCCGGCCGCGTTCCGCTGGCGCGGCCGGTGGTACAAGGTGGAGTCGGTGGCCCTGGTAAGGCCCGGTATATACAATACGTGGGAACCCGACCGCTGGCGGGTATTTACCCGGGACGGCGGGGTGTTTGAGCTGGCCAGGGATAAAGATAAGAAGTGGATGCTGTGGCGGGTGTGGGATTAAGTTTAATCCAGCATAATTGCATTTTTTATTGTACTTGTAATGGTTTGTATGCCAGGATAACTAATTTGCCCTTGCCCAAAGAACGGTGTTTGTAAAAGATAGATTTTCCTTTTTTCTTCTAAATCAAGTTGCCATAGGAAATATTTCTGATTCTTAAATATTACCCACTCCCCTGCTTTTTGCGCACGTACCCCCTGCAATAATTGGGCAGTAGCATCGTGATCATAAGATATAATTAATTTTACAGCCTGTTTTCTCTGTAGGGTTTCCAAGATAATCTGCAGTCTTTTAGGTGCGACCTCTTGTTTATATTGAGTGGGTGTACTCCATATTAAGTTATAGGGTTCAATGCTATTTTTACCCCGTTTGGGTAATGGCATGAATTCACATAAAAAATGGTCACCATCTAATTGGCCAAGTAATTTATCTTCAAACACGAACCTTTGGACAGATTCTTTATCAGGCGTTTTCCCTTGTAGAGATAACAGTAAGGCGGCCATGAAACGCCAAGTGGTTGGACCTTTGAATTGTTTCAGTGGTATACCATACAATTCCTCCCATACATGGCGGAAATCCATAGCAAAGTTAAAACTACTCCGCAAGGCCAGGCTTTCTTCCAGAGTTAGTTTTTGAAAACGCCAGATTTCGGCCCCACCCTCTTCAGTGCCCAAAAACCAAGTACTTCCGTTTAAATTCCCGTAACCCAGGAAGTTGTAAAGGCATGGTTCGATGGTTTTTCTATTCATTTTTTCATTCATAACCCCTTTCCGGTATTATTTTGTTCATTATAATTTTCTTTCCGGTCAATGTATTGTCAAAATATATTGAAATGAAATGTTTCCTGAGATTCTTTCAAACATCCAACCCTGCCGCCCCCATATACTCGCTAATTTTACCATCTTACTGCATTTAGATCAATTTTTTCGGCGATGCGCTACTTGAACTATGTGTTTATGACGTCCGGGTTTGTATTCGTCTCACGTACCACACGGAGAGTTGGTTTTGTATTAAATGTTATTGTCTCGCCGTCACTGGTGGCAATAAATGATACCTTGCTGGTCTGTGCGGAAAACCTGTACACCTGCAGTTGCTAACCTGGATAAAGTTTCGGGGCCGCGGTTGATATCTCCAGCTGGAAGCTTGTTAGCGAGAAGGGCAATCAGGAGTTCACTTTCCCGGCAGGGACGGCACTTGCACCCGGGGGAACCCTTAAAATTGCAACCGGCCCCGATACAACGGCGGGACAGGGGGTCCTGGTCTGGACCAGGAAGAATATATGGAACAATAACGGCGACCCCGGCGCTATTTATAATTCCGGCGGGAAACTGGTATCAAGGTATCCGAGGTGATAGAAATGATAATTATTGACCGTTTTGAAGGGAAATGGGCCGTAATAGAATATGGTGACGTAACTTTTAATTTTCCGAGAGAGCTTTTGCCTGAGGGTGCCAAGGAAGGCGATGTTTTGAGTATTACTGTAGCGTTTGACGAGCAAGCCACAGAAGGGCAGTCTAAAAAAATAGATAAGCTGGTAAATGATCTGTTTAACTTATTCTTTCTACCTGTAGAGATTGCAAATAAGGTAGCCACACATCACCAGGCCCGGCTTTTGGGTCGGGCTTTCGGGTAGGGCCTGGTCATGTGTGGCCTTATTGTACCGTGCATGCCCGGGCACCGGGGTCTGCGTGCATGTCGGCCAGAGTGCCGGCAAAGCCGCTTTGGGGTTGCAAGCTTTCGGGTCCGGCTTTGCCGGCAAGATGGGCTGGTTGAAGGGTATGTGAAGCACGGCAGCAAGCAGTACATGGTGGTCATCGAGCGCCGGGGCCGCGGCGGGTCAGCGCGGTGCGGCTGCGAGGATGCGGTCAAGCGCGGGGTGCTGTGCAAGCATATTGCATTTGCCGCCATGTCAGAGCTGGGGCTGGCAGCGGCGGCGCGTAGCGCGCACAGGCAGCTGCAGGTGCTGGGGCGCTGAGGCGCCCTTTTTTTGGTCGCGGCGGTATCCCGCTCCTCGGGCACCGGGCGCAGCTGCGCCTGGGAAGGCAACAGCCGGGGCCGCAGTTGCGGTCCGGCTGGAACGATACGCTGTCAACGCGGTACAACCCGGGGCTTCAGCGGAACGGTTCGGGCTTTGCGCTGGTAACCTGGGACTTTATGTGAAACGCTATTGGCCACCAGGGCCGCAGTTGCGGCCCTGGTACAGCTGCAAACTGCCGGGCTGCTGACCGGCTGAGTAGCGCAACACCGGGCTACTTTCCCCGGGCACACCACGGCCCGGGCCGTAGTGTGCCCGGCCTAGGCAGTAGTGCTCACCTGGTCCACTTACGGCACGGCGCACATCGGAGCAGGGCTAAAAATAGCGGAAAATCTACCGCCCCGCTCCGAAGTGCGCTTTACACGGGTGGTGATAACCGGGGGTATAGCGGCCGGCGAATCCGGCAAACTCCCTACTGCCGGGCAAAGTGTGGCTAGCTTCAGGGCCAGGCTTACGGGTCAGCCACACCTTGCCCGGGCGAAACCCGGGTGGCAGGCGTTTTGTGCATGTCGGCCGCACTCCGGGCCGTTTTTGGGGTCATAGCTTTAGGGTCCGGCCTGGAGTGCGGCCAGCTCTGGGGTCTTGGCTCACGGGTTATTCTCTGGGGTCCTCAAAAGGAACAGTAAGGTCATGCGCAAAAAGCGCGCATCACCTTACCTCATTCACCAGGCCGCCGGCTTCGCCCGCGACCCTCTACGCGCGATGGTAGTATCGTCCCGCACACCCGCGTAAAGGCTGGCGTACGCACATGGGCTCGTGCCGCCAGGTGGGCGGCGCTGCCGCCCCGGGTATGAGGACCGCGGCTGTGCGGCCCCACGCGCGCTACGCGCGCGCCCTTCCGCCGGGTTGCGGAAGATTATTGAACTATTTTAACCTTAAAAATTTCCTATTGGAACATTAATTCTCGCTCTGGCTACGCATACGTTATTTTTCACAAGATAACATTCAACATAGTGTGGTCCTTTAAAATCTGTTCTTTCTTTTTGATGCTTGTTGTTAGTTCTAATTACCTGCCCTCTAATACAGTCTTTTTGAATTGCCACCTCGCCTTCATTCTTTACCTTCCAATAAATATCATAAGGTTCTGGTGCATCCGTATAATCTATATAAAAATCTAATTTTTTATTTATCCTTAATAATCCACGTTGTTTCAGTATTGCACTTAACCATTGGTCCCTCCAACCATCTTGTGTGACCTTACAATCAATGACAAGGTTGTATCTAATATCAACCGGAAATTTACGTTCAATAAATTCTTCAGTATTCCTATATTTTCTTGTATAGAGACCCTTGTATAGATTTGCTTGCTCTGTTGCAACCTCCTTTTTAGGAAATTCAGTACCCAATAGGTTTCTTAAAACATCATTGATATTTTCAGATTCTTCATCCAAATCTTTTATCTCTTCATAAGCTTCCTTTGCTTTGTCTATAAAATTACCATTATCAGTGTTATATACATGCTGATTACTACCTAAAGCATACCAATAACTCTGTTGTTTATTTAAACCTTTTAAATAATTAAATAACTCTTTTAATACCTCTAAATACGCGTCATAGCCCACAGCCTTATAAGAAGTGTTGTCATTAAAAAAGTTGTAGACTAAGGTATCTATTAATAAACCACTAAACTTAAATCCTTTTTTATTCTTCCAAGCTCTTATTGTGTGACAGAAATTGAGAAAGTTGCCCCCTGTTTCAATGTCAAAATTTTTACTTTCCTCTTTTTCGGGTATGGGGTCGGTCTTTTTCCAGCTACCTCCATCATGGGTATCCGGATACTTAAATTTACCATCAGACTGCTTAAATCCAGGAACCAGTTCAACTGTATAGTTAGTAAATTCAATAACTACAACCTGTCCATCCCCTCTTAACTTTGTCTTGGGATACCTTTCTTTTAAATGGTCTTTGACCTCTTGCAGTAATGCAGATTGTCCATTACCTGTGTAATTATCAAATTTTTTATATGTCTCATTAGGCAAATCAAAAATAAGGTCTAGATCGCTTGAACCCTTTATTGCCGATTCCCTACCCACAGAGCCTACAATATACATATGTTCTTCTTTTTCAGAAGACAAATCATAATATACATTGTTAAGTTTTTTAGCTATCTCACCCGCTGATGTTTCCATATCAGCCCTATTTTTTAAAAGTATATCATTGCAAAATGTATTGAAATCGTCCGATAAACTCATTAATTACCTCCCTTTTTTAAGTAGATTGGTAAGAAGCTATCAATATCTTCATCAGAATAGGTTAAATCTCCTCTTTCTTTTAAATGTTGACTTGCTTTATTCAATGCCCCGGAGGTTGCATCTCTTGCATTATCGTAAGCATTCATTAACTCTTCCAGAATTTCATCCCTTTCTTTTATAATCTCATCCTCATTAAGCTTTTGCATTTTAATACCGCATAGCAAGCAAATTAGTTTTTCCCTTAATCTTAATAACTGTAATGCAGAATGTTTATGCTCATTGGCCATACTAACCAGATCAAAATTTTTGTAGTATGTATTTATAGCAATGGTAATCATAGAAATTATAGCGGTGGCAATTTTTAACCATAAACCGTCAACAAAAATTATAGATAAAATACCTGCCGATGTAATAGAGGAAACTAGTATTTTTGCCGTCTCCAATTTGTTATATCTATCTCTATAGATGTCTGCCTGTTTTTCTTGAATTTTATGGGTCCAAACTACACTTGCAAAAATTTGTCTAATTTGTGATTCTAACAATTCAATATTAGTATTCATGGTGCAAAACTCCCCCTATTGTTTTAAGCTTAAGCGTATTTTACCCAGTGTAATTATAATATTAAAATTCGTTTGATGAATACATGCTTCAGGTTATATTTTACCACTTAACCTCGATACTGCTGCAAAAAGTCTTTAATAGGATAACTGTCTGATTTGAGTCCCCACTTTTGGCCCATGAAGGTAGCTTTTTTACGGGTTATTAATAGATTTTTGAGTCAAAGCAAAGGGTTTCCTCCACTAAAAGCTTCGCAAAGAGGTTTATGAACGGTAGCAAAAAACCCCACAAAGGGGTTATTTGTCATTATCTTTCATTTCCCTGGCCCATTCCCTGGCGATCCTGCCGATTTCCCGGTCGGCGCTGACTTCGTTGGGGTCGTCTTCGTCGACGGGCGCAAACTGGTACAGCTCAACTACCTTGCCGTTACCTTTCAGCCTCGCTTCCCGCTTGCGGAGTATTTCCAGGTATTTTTGCCTGCCCGATTCGGTCCTGTGTTCCATGTCTACGTGAGCATGGATTTCCCGGGCGCTGTTCAGCAAGTCGTGCAGCTGCTGCACTTCGGCGGCCCGGTCGATTTGGTTGAGTTTTTCGTAACAGAACCGGGCCATGTTCAGGGCGTTCATCAGGCAATGTCTTTCCTCTATTTCCAGTTCAATTTTCATTTCCGCCACTCCCTTCTATTTTGGGGACATTCCTCCTACCCCAAAGCTACGACCCCAGAAAGGAGGTGTGTCCCGTTTCTAATTAGCTGAGGTGTATCCCCTTTAACCAATTGGGGATATTCCCGTCCCCAAGGAGTACCCTGGGTTCAGCAGGTGTATCACCATTTCTTATGTCACCATTCCTTAAACCTTGAATTCCCGCACCACTTTCCCGGGCGGGGTCTGGTCATCTTCTACAAAAGAGAGAAATTCCTCATCATCTTCTGCACCGTCCAGGGCCTGCTGCTGCTTTTTGAAAGGCTTGCCCACTTCGCCGCTGCGGTGAGCCTGCATGTCGAACAGGTTTAACTGTACCGGTTCAATGTTCACGTTAACCTGCTCGTTGGGCCGAAATTGGCGCAGCTCCAGCAGGTTTTCGTTGGTCAGTTCGATGTCGTCCAGCTGTACCCGGATGGCCTGGGCCCAGCCGTCGGCCAGCACTTTGTTGACGATCTCTATTTTTTTAATCCGCGCCTGGAAGTCCGCTTTACGCATTAATTCTCACTCCTTGTAGTATTTTCCTTCTATATTGCTTTACCCGGCTCATATCCCATTACCTCATCCAATTCGCTCAACCGGTTTCGTCTCCGGGCCGCGTAGACCAGCGCACGAATTTCTATCCGGCGCAGATTCGGGCGACCGGGTTCTTTCAGGCCGGCCAGCGCGTCATCAAAATAAACGTCTTTCGCCCGCACGCCGAGGCCGTCCATTTCACGAACCAGGTAATAAAGGCATTCATCGAGGTGCTTCATTTCTCAGCTCCTGAATCACCACTTCCGCCCGCTCCTGCACTCCGGGCCGGACGAACAGGCCGGCTTTCAGCCTGGTGACCTGCCGGTCGTCACGCCAGGCGATGCCGTTTAAGCCGTCCTGGATGCTTTTGACGTAGTTGTCCAGGTCGCCCCCGGGCGCGGACAAATATACGTTTACCTGCAGCTTGACCGGACCGTCGTAGGGGTTTTTAAACACCTGTTTGCCCACCCAGCCCACGGTTTCTTCGTAGCTGCGGCTTTTCTTCGGGGGATTAAGGAAAGGGGACACACCTCAGCTTTCGGGTCAATGCTTTGGGGTCGAGGAATGTCCCCAATGGAATTTTCCGTTTCTGCCTGCCCGGGCCGCTGTTTGGGCACCGGGCGGCCCGGGATGGTGAACGTCACCAATCAAATCACCCCCGCATTTTGCAACGTGCGGAACATGTCCCGGCACGCTCTGGGGGTCCGGGCCAGCCGGGCTGCTGCCTGGTGGGGCTTTTGTTTTTGGACGGCGACAAGTACCGCCAGCCGGTACATTTCGGTGTCGGTCCAGGCGTTTTTGGTCCGGTGCCGGCGGGCGGCGTTGAATCTTTGCACCCGCTCCAGCAGCTCGTAAGGCGGTTGAACTGTTCCGGTTTGCGCCCCGCGGGGCTGCGGGCCGGCATAACCATGCATGGCCGGGTTGCTGTGCCATACGGGGTCGGGCAAATCGCTGCGCCGGGACTGGGTCTCCCAGAAGGCGTGCAGGTTGTCTTCCAGCACCCGACCGGTGGGGATGTCCACCCTGATGATGCACTCATTGCTGGACATGGGGACCACTCCTTTCTCTTTAGCTCATGTACAGTGACCGGATTAATGCTTTTTTCTCGTCCTGCCGGTTGTCCGCCAAGTTGTCCGTCCGGTCGTCCGACCGGCTTTTTTGACCGTCTTGCGGTGGTTTTATCCAGTCTAAATACGGTTTGTCCGGCCCCAGGAAAGTGGCGGCGTGTTTGATGTACCGCTGCTGCGTGCCCTGCCTGCGGCACTCGGCGGCGTAGTTTGCTGCGGCGTTGACCAGGTCCCCAACCAGGCCTTCCGTAGTCAGGCCTTCCGATAGACCTTCCCTGATGCGAATTTTCCAGCACCTGTAGGCACGCTGTTTTTCCACCTTCCGGGGATAGACGGCCCAGAATTTTTCAAAGTGCGGGTCGTACGCACATGTTTCTTTTTCTTTACTTTTCTTTAATGTTTCTTTAATATTTCTTTCGGCACCGCCCGGGCCCTTGCCGCCCCTGGCCTGCGGGGTTTGCAAGGTTGGTGTTTTACCAACCCCGGGGTTGGTGTTTTGCCAACCTTTAGGTTGGTGATTTACCAACTCGGTAGTTGGTGTTTTACCAACCGGCCCCGTAAGAGTTGGTGATTTACCAACCAAGCCGGCAGGAATAGTTGGTGTTTCACCAACCGGTTCTGCAATAAATGTTGGTGTTTTACCAACCGGGCCGGCGGGAATGGTTGGTGAATTACCAACTGCTGTTTCCGCGCCTGGCAATTTACCAACCCAATTTGCGGTAGTTGTCGGTGAATTACCGACCTTTGCGCCCGGGCCGGTTGATGATTTGCCGGCCCCTGTTCCGGTGCCGGCCGGCGCTGAACCGGCCGCTTTTTCCGCCAGGTTCCGCTTGAGGATTTGTTTGAAACGCTCCTGCCCGCCGGGCCGGGCCCGGGGAATGCGCCAGCGGTCGTAGTCTTTGTTCAAGGCGACCCGCTCGCCGTTTACGGTCAACACTCCGCATTCCACCAACAGGAGCAATTCTTTTTTGATGTCGCTTTTGTCGATGCCGATGACCTGGAAGTCGGCCTGCCGCAGTACGGCGTATTTGCGGCCGCACCCGTAGCTCAAGCGGATAACCAGCAGGATGATGTTCAGCTGCCGTTTTTTAAAACCAGCCAGGATGATGGCCTCGAATAATTCGTTGGATATTCTGGTGAACTCGTCGGGTTGCGGGTTGGCCATGACGTCCCCCTGATACTATTTGATTAAGAATGCGCACAGCCGCAGCAAAAAGTACCCCGCCGCCAGGGCCAGCACGGTATAGGCAACATTTTCCCCCCGGCGCGTATGCGGCGCTTCCAGCCATTCCTGCACCCGGGTGACCAGCCTGTCCAGCGCACGGGCCGGGCGGCGGACCGGTCCCGGCCTGGTGGATACTCCCTGCTTGAAGACTTGTGCTTTTATGTCCTTCATTTGTCCAGCACCAGCTTGAAGTGCCGGTCGAACATGGACTGGGCTATCTTCTCCAGCGCCCGGGCGCGTTTGAATATTTTCACCGCCCGGGGCCTTAAGTGCCGGGTGGCTATTTCCATGTCTTCGGCGCTTGTGATGATGAAGTAACCGCCGGCGCCGGGCTCGGTGCTGCTGCCGATGGGCAGGCCGTGTTCCACCACCAGGTGGTAGATGATTTCCCGAGCCTCCCGCTCGCTTAAGCCGGTCAGTTCGGCCAGCCGGCGTTTATGCACGGCCTGCTTGCAGCCGGCGGGGATCAGCCCCAGCACCAGGCGCTCTTTGCGGGTCAACTGTTCCACTGCTGTTTCACTCCTTCCCCGGGGGTTGCCCCCGCAAGTCTTCCGTTACAAATTCCGCCGGGTACGTTCTGCGCACACCCCCTGCGGCGATGTGCCCCTGTACCTGGTTGCAGCGTTATTCACCAGGCGTTCTTTGCACTGCGGGACGCGCCGCGGCCCGTTTGTTTATGATTAATCGGCGTTTTACATTAGCGCACTGCTTTGCTCATGCGCTCGCAGAGTTCGGCTT
This region of Desulforamulus ferrireducens genomic DNA includes:
- a CDS encoding D-Ala-D-Ala carboxypeptidase family metallohydrolase; the protein is MLKIITMWLVLVTGARPVIITSGYRCPAHNRAVGGARLSQHLYGNAADIIVAAAATQDEATAKNVTSKTTPELIVHVPARDGSSYLSPDIVVDAAKTLGFPGVGRYQGFTHVDVRPNGPARWNR
- a CDS encoding YvrJ family protein, with protein sequence MEEYMKLAANYGFPMVVAGYLLVRLEPLIKELQKSITLLTLVVAKQSDIDVDKMRQIVDGGS
- a CDS encoding DUF2922 domain-containing protein, which encodes MASYLEMLFRNQADQLVTISVIDPRPDITPGDVEAVMDTIIAQNIFTSPGGDLVAKVQARVIERTYTWYNMS
- a CDS encoding DUF1659 domain-containing protein, which produces MSVEAIKYDSDLVLKVQTGTDPGTVEPVVKLRRYTRVKPEATHEAVHAVGEAIAGLQVHPLVEITRQDDLRLEAG
- a CDS encoding DUF2922 domain-containing protein; this translates as METTQTLQMRFVTQAGTRVTISLDNPRDDLTEAEVTAAMDQIIAKNIFSTSGGDLVAKDSAQIIDRTVNVIYEA
- a CDS encoding DUF1659 domain-containing protein is translated as MAVDKIPTGTTLRLQLQTGVDENGDPVFRNKSLTNVKPEALDQDVFDVAQTLAGLQESILADVLRIDSARLEEIV
- a CDS encoding lamin tail domain-containing protein; this encodes MSSWKLVSEKGNQEFTFPAGTALAPGGTLKIATGPDTTAGQGVLVWTRKNIWNNNGDPGAIYNSGGKLVSRYPR
- a CDS encoding DUF3006 domain-containing protein, which codes for MIIIDRFEGKWAVIEYGDVTFNFPRELLPEGAKEGDVLSITVAFDEQATEGQSKKIDKLVNDLFNLFFLPVEIANKVATHHQARLLGRAFG
- a CDS encoding SWIM zinc finger family protein: MVVIERRGRGGSARCGCEDAVKRGVLCKHIAFAAMSELGLAAAARSAHRQLQVLGR
- a CDS encoding nucleotide-binding domain-containing protein; the encoded protein is MSLSDDFNTFCNDILLKNRADMETSAGEIAKKLNNVYYDLSSEKEEHMYIVGSVGRESAIKGSSDLDLIFDLPNETYKKFDNYTGNGQSALLQEVKDHLKERYPKTKLRGDGQVVVIEFTNYTVELVPGFKQSDGKFKYPDTHDGGSWKKTDPIPEKEESKNFDIETGGNFLNFCHTIRAWKNKKGFKFSGLLIDTLVYNFFNDNTSYKAVGYDAYLEVLKELFNYLKGLNKQQSYWYALGSNQHVYNTDNGNFIDKAKEAYEEIKDLDEESENINDVLRNLLGTEFPKKEVATEQANLYKGLYTRKYRNTEEFIERKFPVDIRYNLVIDCKVTQDGWRDQWLSAILKQRGLLRINKKLDFYIDYTDAPEPYDIYWKVKNEGEVAIQKDCIRGQVIRTNNKHQKERTDFKGPHYVECYLVKNNVCVARARINVPIGNF
- a CDS encoding SLATT domain-containing protein; this encodes MNTNIELLESQIRQIFASVVWTHKIQEKQADIYRDRYNKLETAKILVSSITSAGILSIIFVDGLWLKIATAIISMITIAINTYYKNFDLVSMANEHKHSALQLLRLREKLICLLCGIKMQKLNEDEIIKERDEILEELMNAYDNARDATSGALNKASQHLKERGDLTYSDEDIDSFLPIYLKKGGN
- a CDS encoding RusA family crossover junction endodeoxyribonuclease, which translates into the protein MSPFLNPPKKSRSYEETVGWVGKQVFKNPYDGPVKLQVNVYLSAPGGDLDNYVKSIQDGLNGIAWRDDRQVTRLKAGLFVRPGVQERAEVVIQELRNEAPR
- a CDS encoding replication protein encodes the protein MANPQPDEFTRISNELFEAIILAGFKKRQLNIILLVIRLSYGCGRKYAVLRQADFQVIGIDKSDIKKELLLLVECGVLTVNGERVALNKDYDRWRIPRARPGGQERFKQILKRNLAEKAAGSAPAGTGTGAGKSSTGPGAKVGNSPTTTANWVGKLPGAETAVGNSPTIPAGPVGKTPTFIAEPVGETPTIPAGLVGKSPTLTGPVGKTPTTELVNHQPKGWQNTNPGVGKTPTLQTPQARGGKGPGGAERNIKETLKKSKEKETCAYDPHFEKFWAVYPRKVEKQRAYRCWKIRIREGLSEGLTTEGLVGDLVNAAANYAAECRRQGTQQRYIKHAATFLGPDKPYLDWIKPPQDGQKSRSDDRTDNLADNRQDEKKALIRSLYMS
- a CDS encoding DNA replication protein, translating into MEQLTRKERLVLGLIPAGCKQAVHKRRLAELTGLSEREAREIIYHLVVEHGLPIGSSTEPGAGGYFIITSAEDMEIATRHLRPRAVKIFKRARALEKIAQSMFDRHFKLVLDK